The Aphanothece sacrum FPU1 sequence TGAGTGAATCAGTCAAAAAATTACCGAAGGAATGGAAAGAAACTCATCCAGAAATTCTCTGGGGCAAGATAACCGGTTTTAGAAATATATTAGCTCATGAATATTTAAGTATTGATTTAGATATTCTCTGGGAAGTTGTAGAGTGTTATTTACCACCTTTAGAAATAGCGATTGAAGCCATTACACAAAAATTCTGGAATAATTAAGTAAAGAAACTAATTCTTTTAAGTTTCATAAATTAATTATAGAAAATTTTCTGACCTCTAACTATCAACTTTTGATTATATGTACAATGTCAGTTTTTTATGACTCCACAAAAAAACTGCCCCCTCTTAATAAAAATTAGAGGAGAGACAGTAGTAATCTTGACTATGGACTTGATAGAATAGAGAAGTTGAAAATTGTTAGGGAAAACTAAAGTCTAAAAGTTAGACAAGTCTATCCTGATTAACAATGAAGTTTTCTTAGGCTTTAGTAGACCCTTTTTTATCTTTTTTGTTAAGCTTACGTTTGAATGCACCACCAAATAAAATAGCAGTACCCGCACCTAACATAGTTAGAGGTTCAGGAACAACATTAGTATCACCCCCCCCACGTATAGCAGTTAATTGAAGCGTATAGGAATTTTGATCGTTGGCTGTGCCAGCTCCGTCGATAATGTTAATACTTAGATTACCTAAGCCAAGAGTGTCACCCGTATTAGCTCGCGTAAATTTACCAGTTAGTGGAGCGGATGAAGCAAGTGATATAAGGCCACTTGCGGATACTCGGCTACGTAATAAAACTCCTGGATCTACAGTAAAATTAATAGCTCCGTTTGAAGGATTAGACGAAACGAGTGTGAGAAAGGGAGCAACAGGATCTGAAAAACTATAGAAAGCTGAAGTAATGGGAGCAGTCGAATCTATGGGATAAGTGGTGGTGGGCCCCAGGCGTGTAATACTGAGTCGATTGAGCAAAGTTGCTGAATAAGTTGTAAAGTCCAAAGTTTTATTTTCGGTGTTGGTGATTCCACTTAATCCAGCAGTACAGCCAACACCACCATCAAAACAAACAGTGTCTGATAAGGGATTAACTCCCAAATTCATTTGAGCAAAACCTTTAATCTGCAATGAACCCTTAAGTTCTGCTGCTTGAGCAGGAGCAATCATAGAAAAAACGGTAACGGTACCCATTAATACGGCACCTAAAGAAGCAGGTTTAAAACTAAACATATTCATAATTAATTATCCTCTGAGTGAAAAACGAAATTTGTTTGTTACTCACTATTGTTACAAATGAATATTAATTTTAATGTCATAGTTTAAGGCCTCAAGCAAAACTTTTTGTATAACTTTTTCCTAGACATCGTTTACACAAAATTGGATCAAGTAGAAAAGCTAGAACCATTGTTTCATAGCAGTTTTCCCTATTTTGATTCAAATGATCTTTTGCAGAAATCTCTGGCGAAGTGTTAGCGTTTGATTTTCGGTGTTTGATACATAATATGCGCAAAAAGTCAATACTACTTAACAAAAAAATATAATACCAATCAACAAGTTCGACAACTGAAGTTTAGGATCTTAAATCAAAAAATACCCCCGAATTTATCGGGGGTTAACATTAATCACAAGTGTTATTAATTAATGAGTTTGAAGTTGTCCAAATAACTGACAAAACTCCTCATAACTAATTTGTTCATCACCGCTAGTATCAGCGTGTTTCAGCATGGCCTCAATATCAGCATCAGAGATGGCCTCATCAATATCTTGAAGACAGACTCTTAATTCCTCCAAGGTGATATAACCAGAACCATCTGCATCAAATAGATGGAAACGTTTTAACATTTCTGATTCTTCACCCTCAGCCAAATCTCGGTGAAGTAGGGTAGAAAACTCAGCAAAAGTGATCCGGTTACTATTAGGACGACCCGTAATAATATCCATCAATTCTTGCACCCGTTCGGAAGAATAAGGACGACCCACAGCCCTTAATAAAGAGCGTAATTCAGCAGCCGATAAACAATCATTGCCATCTTTGTCAAATTTATTGAATATCACCCGACAAAACGCTTTTTGTTCTTCGTTCATCTCCTCGATCTTACCGGAAATTGGTGTTCTTCCTTCAGCGATCGCATCGAGATATTCGATAACACTAAAGGTGTAAGCCATGGAATGCCATAATTGACGGGGGTTAATATGAGTAATAATCTCTTTCTCTTCTTGAGGGGTGATAGCATACTCTTCCCGAATAGCATTAACCGTTTGTAACTCCTTAGTAGAGAGACTATTGATTAACTCATTAAAGGACTCAAATGGTTTTTTGCCCGTAATGATATCAAATAGATCAATGATGATGCCTTGACTCGGATGCTCTTGTGAAGATTCGATAACGGTGTCAAGGAGAGCTTGACGATAGCTTTCTTGACGTAACCACTCTTCATGATTATTCTTTTTAGAGGGATTAACCAGAATAGGATCTTCGACTTCGAGTTCAGTTAAGACTAATCTATGTTCTTCTTCTGTGATATTCAGTTCTAGGCGCATTTGTAGCAGAATATCCAGACTGCTCTCACTATCAACATAGCGTTCAGTAATGGATTCTTTCAACACCCCTTTATAAGCTTTAAGCCGTTTTTCTTTGTCAAATCCTGGCAGAATTTTAGCGAGGACATAAACTTCATCCACATTGAGATCATCTAAAGATCTATTATCCAAAAACTGACCGATATTAAGATTGAGTTTGCTCAGTTGTTTACGCAATCTACTAGCCAGACTTTCTCGTTGATAAAGATAAGGATTTCTCGGCCAAGTACGATAAAGCCAAAGACCACTACAAACAGCCATTACAACAGGAAAGAGGTATTTCAACTGATTAGGTAATAGTCTGACTAAATTACTACCTCCAAAGATAAAGAAGAAGTTGAAAATAAAGAAGGTAGCCAGAGTAAATAAGCGGTGTCTCACCACTTCTGTATTTACTAATTTGTGGTGACGTAATAGATAACCTTTATACATTTTTTCTAGTTTACGTCCTAGAAAATAACCCACTAAACCAAATACACCAATCGTTAAAGGAGCAGCAACTAATTTGGGAATAGCAATGGGAGTATTAAAGATATAAAAACCAGGGTTGAATAAAGTATTCAACTGATTCTCTTGATGAGACCAAGCAGCCGACATCAGATATTCCCAATTACCAGCAAAAAGAAAAGGATAGACGAAGTAACCAACAGTTAAACCCACATAGCCATAATAAAGCCATTGATATTTAGGCGTTGTAATCTCTTCCCAATAAGAACGCTCAGCATCAATATCAATGCAAGGACTATGACAAGCTATACAAGCACTATGTTCTTTCCCTTCTGTATTGACCGTACGACACATTGATTGAGTGATCTTTTGACCCTCTTCCGTATGAGCGGAACTATTGAGTAAGGCTCTTGGTTGAGTAAAAACTTGTTCCACCGGAGCCATAGGGCAAATATACTGACACCAAGATTTGCCACCGTAGAGATAACCAACCACCATTGAGGCTATAATTGTTCCAACCAGAAACAATCCTAATGTAAGTCGATTAGAATTGTAAAATAAAATCCGCCCAGTTATTCCTAAATACAATAATACCATCTGTAAATAGATATGATTCCGATTTAGCCAGGAATTTGGATCAACTTTTATTACCTCATGGCGAGTTTTTCCTGTTTTCGCATCAACCCGCTTACGACTTCTTTGAAAGCCTAAGTTACGGGGCAATTGTGAAAAATAAGACAAGGGGCAAACCCGTCGCCAAGCATCATGACCAAAGACCATCAAGACGAAGACACCGAAGGGAACAATCAGTGTCCAAAACAACAGTCCGCCAATAGCATAAGGAATTTCTGTCATACACTTTCCTTGCACTTGAACACAGTCAAATTGTGTGATGCGACTGATGCTCAAAGGACTCCAGGTATGTTCTGGAAGGGTTAACCATGAAGAAATCGGATCATAAAATAATGAGGTAATTAGCACTAGCCATCCGATAGCTAGAATTCTTCTTACCCATAGCATCTGTCGTTCAGGAATTTTTGCAAACATAAGATTTAAGTTCCCTCCTAGCAATTAACAAGAGAGCAAAATTCAACATTATTTGTACTTGAAATTTAGACAATCAAATCGGCAGTCAACAACTCATCTGTTATTGAGGAAAATTACTATTTCTTTAACAGTTGACCTCTTTGAATTTCCTCTAATAGTTAACTAAACTTAATCTCATTCTTAAAGGCCTCATTGATTGTACGCTGCTTTCAATGATGGAACTCATGTTAAGAATTGTCATAAGTAAGTCTCCATACTTTTAAGTTTAGTTCTTGTGGTTGATGCAATTTGTAGCTAATTTTGCTAATTCTCGTAATCACTTGTTCTGCTACATAAAACTGATACAACGTGGTATATTAAGCTCTCCCGACATCTTGGTATAAAATGTATAATCAGCTACAATACTTAATATTAAGACTGATGCAACTTTAATGACTTTGATTGTTTACGATATTGGGTCTATAAAATCCCAATTTATAATTTATAATTCATAATTTATAATTCATAACATCTTGGTATAAAATGTATAATCAGCTACAATACTTAATATTAAGACTGATGCAACTTTAATGACTTTGATTGTTTACGATATTGGGTCTATAAAATCCCAATTTATAATTTATAATTCATAATTTATAATTCATAACATCTTGGTATAAAATGTATAATCAGCTACAATACTTAATATTAGGACTGATACAACTTTAATGACTTTGATTGTTTACGATATTGGGTCTATAAAATTCCAATTTATAATTTATAATTCATAATTTATAATTCATAACATCTTGGTATAAAATGTATAATCAGCTACAATACTTAATATTAGGACTGATACAACTTTAATGACTTTGATTGTTTACGATATTGGGTCTATAAAATCCCAATTTATAATTTATAATTCATAACATCTTGGTATAAAATGTATAATCAGCTACAATACTTAATATTAGGACTGATGCAACTTTAATGACTTTGATTGTTTACGATATTGGGTCTATAAAATCCCAATTTATAATTCATAATTTATAATTCATAACATCTTGGTATAAAATGTATAATCAGCTACAATACTTACTCCTTAAGTCTTATTGTCAGTAACTATGTTCTAATACAGGCCTTTCCTATTGATTTTTGTTTCAGTCTCAGAATATTGAGTAAAGAAAACTTTTGTAAAAATATATTAATATTTTGTTCTTTAACTCATTTAATATAGTTAAATAAGACAAGATGTCAAACTAGTTATTTTATAGGGGCTAGAACAATGACAGACAAATATGAATCAATCACACCTGAAACTACTAAATTTAATTTAAGTAGACGCTTATTTTTAGCAACAGGTGTAGGAACTTTAGCCGCTTTAGCTATTCCTAATAAAGCCAAAGCTGACCCGAATAATATAGCTTTAATTACGGATACATCCACTAATTTTGGCACTACTCCCACTTTAACCCCACCTTCAGATAAAACCTTTCCCCAACCGGGAATTAAAGCCTCTGATTTAGGGGTTATTAAAGCCAAATGGATCGTTAATCAAGACAATATTCCTTTAGGTGAATATCAAGGATTTATTCGTTTTTATGCTGATACTTCTGCCCCTGATGTTCCCTTTATTCCTGCCCCTACCTTATGTCTTAATCCGGGGGACATTATCGAAATTAATCTGCAAAATACTCTATTAGCTGATGATAAATCTTGTCAAAATCCTGTGTTTAATCAGCCTAATTGTTTTAACACCACTAATCTACATTTTCATGGACTTCATGTCTCTCCTTTAAGTATGGGAAAAGATGGCATACCTGTTTCTGGTGGACATCCATCAGATGTTGAATTTTCTTCCGATGATGTATTAATGGAGATTCAACCAGGAGAGACGAATAACTATTTAGTACAATTACCCAAAAATCACGCTCCTGGTACTCATTGGTATCATTCTCATCGTCACGGTTCTACTGCTGTTCAAGTGTCTAATGCCATGGCAGGAGCTATTATTATTAAAGAACCCTCGGATCAGGCAATTTGTCCCGATGCACCGGATGTTCTCTGGATATTACAAGATGTATTATCAGATGGGAGAGGGCAAGGAGGTATAATTGATGATAATGATGTTTATATCCAACAAGGACGTAATAATGAGGGAGAATGTTTAGTTAATGGGAAATATCAGCCAACATTGACTATACAAAAGGGTGAAATTCAACGATGGCGTTTTGTAAATGCAGGTTCTACTCCTCGGACATTAATGAACCTAAAATTATGTAAAGGTACTCTAAAAAATGTCAGCGATTGTGATAATAATACTCTACAAACGATGTATTTAATAGCTAGGGATGGCATTAATTTTTATGGCAAAAAACCGAAATCCCAAACAACTCATGCTTTTTCGCCTGGTAATCGTTCTGATTTTTTAGTTAATTTAGAACCTGGAAATTACACCCTAATCAAAGATGTTTATACAGGGACTAAAAATGTCTATGGAGATGCTAATGATCCGAGTCAAGCTGTCAACAGTAACGCCTCAAAATTCAGTAAACAGGTAATAGCTTATATTACTGTTACTAATACCCCTTATTCTAAAGCTGAAGCTGTTAAAAATCAGTTTGATACTTTACAAGCTAATGGTATTCCCACTACAGGAATGGCTAATTATTTAAACCCTATTACGGGGCCAGTTATTCCTAATCCTAAAAAAGTTGAATTTGAAGCTAGTAGAGGTGTTTTCACCATTGATAATATCAAATTTGGTGATCCTAATGCTAAATTTACAGTAGCCCTCAACTCTCAAGAAGAATGGATATTAGATAATACCAGTGGGGTAACTCATCCTTTTCATATTCATGTTAATCCTTTTCAAGTAGTAGCAATAGGGACTAAAAGTGGAGGAACAATTACTTGGAAAAAGGTTCCCGAAGCAGATCTAATTTGGCAAGATACGGTAGGCATTGATCCTAATATACCCCTAAAAATTCAACATCGTTTTGATGATTACAATGGAACTTATGTGTTGCATTGTCATATTCTGATCCATGAAGATCAAGGTATGATGTATGAGGTAGAAGTTACAGGTAATGGTATTCCTCCCGGCTCAACTGCTGCTTAATATCTAAGTAGAGTGGTTAATAAATAAACAAAAGGCAAAAGGTAACAGAGATAAACCATGAACATAAAAGAACGTATCCTCCAAGAAATCGAAGATTCTTCCCCTATTCTTCTAGAAGAATTTCTTGATTTTATTCTGTTTACTAAACAGCGTCGTCAAACTCCAACAAACCATAAACCCATCTGGGAAATTGCCGCCGAACTCACTTGCGATATTCCCCCCGAAATTCTAGCAACATTACCCACCGATGGTGCAGAACAACATGATCACTATCTTTACGGTACACCTAAACATTAATGAATGCTATTTTTGCAGATACATTCTATTGGATTGCTTTACTTAATCCCCAAGATACTTGGTATAAAATAGTTAATCAATATCGCCCTTCTCTTAATCTTGTGACAACAGATTTGGTATTAGATGAAACTCTCAACTTTTTCTCAGAAAAAGGTAGCTTTATGCGGCTTAAAGCGATTTCTCTTTATGAAAGTATTGAAATCGATCCCCAAATTGTAGTGATTTCAACAACCTCTTTAATTCGTACAGAAGCTAAAGAACTTTATAAAAATCGACTCGATAAAGGCTATAGTATGACTGATTGTATCTCAATGGTAGTGATGAGACAAAATAATATTACTGAAATTCTCACACATGATCACCACTTTATTCAAGAAGGATTTAAAATTTTATTTCAATGATTATTGTAAATTTAAAATTGACTCTAATATTTTGCTGTAATAATACTAAGCTAATGCTTGAAACTATTTAACTGAAGTTGATACATATGGTTAAATAAATTCCAACAATATTCTTCCGATAAACCACAAGTAATTGCCCCTCGTAATACTACATTAAAATACCAATCATTAGGGGCTAATTCTTGGGGCAGTTTTTCCACAACTACATAAGTTCGTACATTTTGATAAACTTTTCCCCCACTATGAACCTTAATATATTCATGACGATAACCATTATGGGGGATTTCTTCTCGTTCATCAAGGCGATCGCTAAACCGCAAAGGAAGACGATATAAGACCCCTTCCACGTGGGAATTAACATCAGGTACTATATCTAAAGCCCCACAATTACGCCGCAAAGAACGACGATAAAACCCCAAACGATACCCTTTAACAATACCCACCCCTACCACATATTCATGAGTCGTTTCTTCAAAAGTACGCTGAAGATCCACTGGACACATACAAGATCCGTAAGCGAAATAATAAAAATAAGATTCCGATAATTCTTGACGTTGCCAATGACTTCCCTGATAATGAGAATAAACAACGTTGGCAGGAAAATTAGAGGAGGTTTGGGGTTGAGAATTAGGTGATAGACTCATCAGGTTTTAGAGAAGGATAGAGATAAGTTGTGGTAATTTGATTTTTCCCTTAATAGTCAATTTTCTAAGCATTTAACTCACTTTGTAAGGTAATAGCCAACTTATCGGCAATCCCTTCAATCCAATTTTCATCTTGTTTTGTATAACTGCGGGGAACATTTGCCCCCAAGATCAATAC is a genomic window containing:
- a CDS encoding multicopper oxidase family protein, which gives rise to MTDKYESITPETTKFNLSRRLFLATGVGTLAALAIPNKAKADPNNIALITDTSTNFGTTPTLTPPSDKTFPQPGIKASDLGVIKAKWIVNQDNIPLGEYQGFIRFYADTSAPDVPFIPAPTLCLNPGDIIEINLQNTLLADDKSCQNPVFNQPNCFNTTNLHFHGLHVSPLSMGKDGIPVSGGHPSDVEFSSDDVLMEIQPGETNNYLVQLPKNHAPGTHWYHSHRHGSTAVQVSNAMAGAIIIKEPSDQAICPDAPDVLWILQDVLSDGRGQGGIIDDNDVYIQQGRNNEGECLVNGKYQPTLTIQKGEIQRWRFVNAGSTPRTLMNLKLCKGTLKNVSDCDNNTLQTMYLIARDGINFYGKKPKSQTTHAFSPGNRSDFLVNLEPGNYTLIKDVYTGTKNVYGDANDPSQAVNSNASKFSKQVIAYITVTNTPYSKAEAVKNQFDTLQANGIPTTGMANYLNPITGPVIPNPKKVEFEASRGVFTIDNIKFGDPNAKFTVALNSQEEWILDNTSGVTHPFHIHVNPFQVVAIGTKSGGTITWKKVPEADLIWQDTVGIDPNIPLKIQHRFDDYNGTYVLHCHILIHEDQGMMYEVEVTGNGIPPGSTAA
- a CDS encoding PEP-CTERM sorting domain-containing protein → MNMFSFKPASLGAVLMGTVTVFSMIAPAQAAELKGSLQIKGFAQMNLGVNPLSDTVCFDGGVGCTAGLSGITNTENKTLDFTTYSATLLNRLSITRLGPTTTYPIDSTAPITSAFYSFSDPVAPFLTLVSSNPSNGAINFTVDPGVLLRSRVSASGLISLASSAPLTGKFTRANTGDTLGLGNLSINIIDGAGTANDQNSYTLQLTAIRGGGDTNVVPEPLTMLGAGTAILFGGAFKRKLNKKDKKGSTKA
- a CDS encoding type II toxin-antitoxin system VapC family toxin; this encodes MNAIFADTFYWIALLNPQDTWYKIVNQYRPSLNLVTTDLVLDETLNFFSEKGSFMRLKAISLYESIEIDPQIVVISTTSLIRTEAKELYKNRLDKGYSMTDCISMVVMRQNNITEILTHDHHFIQEGFKILFQ
- a CDS encoding EF-hand domain-containing protein, translating into MFAKIPERQMLWVRRILAIGWLVLITSLFYDPISSWLTLPEHTWSPLSISRITQFDCVQVQGKCMTEIPYAIGGLLFWTLIVPFGVFVLMVFGHDAWRRVCPLSYFSQLPRNLGFQRSRKRVDAKTGKTRHEVIKVDPNSWLNRNHIYLQMVLLYLGITGRILFYNSNRLTLGLFLVGTIIASMVVGYLYGGKSWCQYICPMAPVEQVFTQPRALLNSSAHTEEGQKITQSMCRTVNTEGKEHSACIACHSPCIDIDAERSYWEEITTPKYQWLYYGYVGLTVGYFVYPFLFAGNWEYLMSAAWSHQENQLNTLFNPGFYIFNTPIAIPKLVAAPLTIGVFGLVGYFLGRKLEKMYKGYLLRHHKLVNTEVVRHRLFTLATFFIFNFFFIFGGSNLVRLLPNQLKYLFPVVMAVCSGLWLYRTWPRNPYLYQRESLASRLRKQLSKLNLNIGQFLDNRSLDDLNVDEVYVLAKILPGFDKEKRLKAYKGVLKESITERYVDSESSLDILLQMRLELNITEEEHRLVLTELEVEDPILVNPSKKNNHEEWLRQESYRQALLDTVIESSQEHPSQGIIIDLFDIITGKKPFESFNELINSLSTKELQTVNAIREEYAITPQEEKEIITHINPRQLWHSMAYTFSVIEYLDAIAEGRTPISGKIEEMNEEQKAFCRVIFNKFDKDGNDCLSAAELRSLLRAVGRPYSSERVQELMDIITGRPNSNRITFAEFSTLLHRDLAEGEESEMLKRFHLFDADGSGYITLEELRVCLQDIDEAISDADIEAMLKHADTSGDEQISYEEFCQLFGQLQTH
- a CDS encoding HepT-like ribonuclease domain-containing protein, with protein sequence MKDNKIYLIHVRDCIARVKEYTLEGKQAFYEDTKTQDAVIRNLEVMSESVKKLPKEWKETHPEILWGKITGFRNILAHEYLSIDLDILWEVVECYLPPLEIAIEAITQKFWNN
- a CDS encoding gamma-glutamylcyclotransferase, with the translated sequence MSLSPNSQPQTSSNFPANVVYSHYQGSHWQRQELSESYFYYFAYGSCMCPVDLQRTFEETTHEYVVGVGIVKGYRLGFYRRSLRRNCGALDIVPDVNSHVEGVLYRLPLRFSDRLDEREEIPHNGYRHEYIKVHSGGKVYQNVRTYVVVEKLPQELAPNDWYFNVVLRGAITCGLSEEYCWNLFNHMYQLQLNSFKH